Proteins from one Hemiscyllium ocellatum isolate sHemOce1 chromosome 6, sHemOce1.pat.X.cur, whole genome shotgun sequence genomic window:
- the zic5 gene encoding zinc finger protein ZIC 5 — protein sequence MEAALSKRNPALRLADLAANKYHPHQNMSGFPGLASHTHIHPGEMSSDPSVALTSVGPEHVSQSSGALKLSPSQHLAGHPEPQAATFFGSAQNSVSYSAGHPHPGYGSARDYMLRRDLSASAMHGLTEQHPATSSHHHPHHPHHPHHHHHHHHHGMFLSTTASYGHPEVFPALHEQSAPGSHHTLNGQMRLDLYRPEHFSHRAEHYPATSLHSYNSVNLNVNLAAAHHGAGAFLRYMRQPIKQELICKWIDQEDTSKKSCSKTFSTMHELVNHVTVEHVGGPEQSVHVCYWEDCPREGKPFKAKYKLVNHIRVHTGEKPFPCPFPACGKVFARSENLKIHKRTHTGEKPFKCEFDGCDRKFANSSDRKKHSHVHTSDKPYNCKVRGCDKSYTHPSSLRKHMKVHCKSPPPPLTSGYELSNTSLGIVSPASEPVRGRTASVSSQVTNLNEWYVCQGSGAANSLHTPSSNGASSDSEDEEVYRDPDPRTML from the exons ATGGAAGCGGCGCTAAGCAAGCGGAATCCAGCGTTGAGATTAGCGGATTTGGCAGCCAACAAATACCATCCCCATCAGAATATGTCAGGTTTCCCGGGGCTGGCGAGTCATACACACATCCACCCTGGGGAGATGAGCAGCGATCCAAGTGTGGCACTCACCTCTGTCGGGCCTGAGCACGTGTCTCAGTCCAGCGGTGCTCTCAAACTCAGTCCATCTCAGCATCTGGCCGGCCACCCCGAGCCTCAGGCAGCGACGTTTTTCGGCTCCGCGCAGAACTCGGTCAGTTACTCCGCGGGTCACCCCCACCCGGGCTACGGCAGCGCCAGGGATTACATGCTGAGGAGGGACCTCTCAGCGTCCGCCATGCACGGCCTGACTGAACAGCACCCAGCGACCTCCTcccaccaccatccccaccatccccaccacccccaccaccaccaccaccaccaccaccacggaATGTTCCTGTCCACCACAGCGAGCTACGGACACCCCGAGGTCTTCCCTGCCCTCCACGAGCAGTCAGCGCCGGGGTCCCACCACACTTTGAACGGACAGATGCGCCTGGACTTGTACAGACCGGAACACTTCAGCCACCGAGCCGAGCACTACCCGGCCACTTCCCTGCACAGTTACAACTCGGTCAACTTAAACGTTAACCTGGCGGCAGCTCATCACGGAGCCGGGGCTTTCCTGAGGTACATGAGGCAGCCCATCAAACAAGAGCTCATCTGCAAGTGGATCGACCAGGAGGACACATCAAAGAAATCCTGCTCGAAAACTTTCAGCACCATGCATGAGTTGGTGAACCACGTCACGGTGGAACATGTCGGAGGACCCGAGCAGAGCGTTCACGTTTGCTACTGGGAGGATTGCCCGAGAGAAGGGAAACCATTCAAGGCGAAATACAAACTGGTGAATCACATCAGAGTCCACACGGGCGAGAAACCCTTCCCGTGCCCATTCCCTGCTTGTGGCAAAGTATTCGCACGCTCAGAAAACCTGAAGATACATAAGAGGACTCACACAG GAGAGAAGCCTTTTAAGTGCGAGTTCGATGGTTGTGACAGGAAATTTGCCAACAGCAGTGACAGGAAGAAGCACTCTCATGTCCATACCAGTGACAAGCCGTACAATTGCAAAGTGAGAGGCTGCGACAAGTCTTACACTCATCCCAGTTCCCTTCGCAAACACATGAAAGTGCATTGCaaatctcccccacctcccctcacTTCTGGTTACGAGCTCTCCAACACATCCTTGGGGATAGTGTCTCCGGCCTCAGAGCCCGTCAGGGGCCGCACTGCCAGCGTCTCTTCGCAAGTCACCAACCTCAATGAATGGTACGTCTGCCAGGGCAGCGGGGCAGCCAACAGCCTCCACACACCTTCAAGCAATGGCGCCTCATCCGACAGCGAGGACGAGGAGGTTTACAGGGACCCAGATCCCAGGACTATGCTCTGA
- the LOC132816660 gene encoding zinc finger protein ZIC 2-B-like: MLLDAGPQFPSLGVGTFARHHHHHHHHHHSGADMSERDLGLSQNSFVDSPHMGAFKLNSGVHHDLSSPGQSSAFSSQATAGPGYAAALAPHAAHVSSYSGAAFNSTREFLFRSRGFSESSPGSSQHGIFGPNPGSLHSEPPGHLLFPGIHEQGASHSSPNAHVLNGQMRLGLPGEVFGRSDQCPRTDPYSAAQLHHPNYSHMNMSMNMAAAHHHHGPGAFFRYMRQPIKQELICKWVDPEQMSSPKKSCNKTFSTMHELVTHVTVEHVGGPEQTNHICFWEECARDGKPFKAKYKLVNHIRVHTGEKPFPCPFPGCGKVFARSENLKIHKRTHTGEKPFKCEFESCDRRFANSSDRKKHMHVHTSDKPYLCKMCDKSYTHPSSLRKHMKVHESSQGSESSPAASSGYESSTPPVLVSPSTDPQNSNNLSPASSAVHTSAGISSNFNEWYV; encoded by the exons ATGTTGCTCGATGCGGGACCCCAGTTCCCGAGCCTCGGGGTGGGTACATTCGCcaggcaccaccaccaccatcaccaccaccaccactctggcGCCGATATGTCCGAACGGGACCTCGGCTTGTCTCAGAACAGCTTCGTCGACTCGCCTCACATGGGAGCTTTCAAACTGAACAGCGGAGTCCACCACGACCTGTCGTCCCCGGGTCAGAGCTCGGCTTTCAGCTCGCAGGCGACCGCCGGGCCGGGCTACGCGGCCGCTTTAGCTCCCCACGCCGCTCATGTGAGCTCCTACTCGGGCGCGGCTTTCAACTCCACCCGGGAGTTTCTGTTCCGGAGCCGAGGCTTCAGCGAGTCGAGCCCAGGCTCCAGCCAGCACGGGATCTTCGGGCCGAACCCGGGCAGCCTTCACTCCGAGCCCCCGGGGCATCTGCTGTTCCCCGGGATTCACGAGCAAGGAGCGTCCCATTCGTCCCCAAACGCTCACGTCCTCAACGGCCAGATGCGCCTGGGTCTACCCGGGGAAGTGTTCGGCCGCTCGGATCAGTGTCCCAGGACTGACCCTTACTCGGCGGCTCAACTCCACCACCCCAACTATAGCCACATGAACATGAGCATGAATATGGCAGCTGCTCACCACCATCATGGCCCTGGAGCTTTCTTCAGGTACATGAGGCAGCCCATCAAGCAAGAGCTCATCTGCAAGTGGGTCGACCCCGAGCAGATGAGCAGCCCCAAGAAATCGTGCAATAAAACTTTCAGCACCATGCATGAGCTGGTCACCCATGTCACGGTGGAGCACGTCGGCGGACCCGAGCAGACCAACCACATCTGTTTCTGGGAGGAGTGCGCCCGGGACGGCAAACCTTTCAAAGCCAAATACAAACTGGTGAACCATATCAGGGTGCACACGGGAGAGAAGCCGTTCCCCTGCCCTTTCCCTGGCTGTGGGAAAGTTTTCGCCAGGTCGGAAAACTTAAAGATCCACAAACGCACCCACACAG GTGAAAAGCCATTTAAGTGTGAGTTTGAAAGCTGCGACAGGCGCTTCGCTAACAGCAGCGACAGAAAGAAGCACATGCATGTGCACACTTCAGACAAACCCTATCTGTGCAAAATGTGTGACAAGTCCTACACACATCCCAGCTCTCTAAGAAAACATATGAAG GTGCACGAATCGTCACAAGGTTCGGAGTCCTCACCGGCAGCGAGCTCTGGTTATGAGTCGTCTACTCCCCCGGTCCTGGTCTCTCCGTCTACCGACCCCCAAAACAGCAATAATTTATCTCCTGCCTCGTCTGCAGTGCACACTAGCGCCGGCATTTCCTCCAACTTCAATGAATGGTACGTTTAA